A stretch of Podospora bellae-mahoneyi strain CBS 112042 chromosome 5, whole genome shotgun sequence DNA encodes these proteins:
- a CDS encoding hypothetical protein (COG:F; COG:P; EggNog:ENOG503NYTN), with product MATNDNIEPSAPPYSAQPTALEQQSSSSTDIGYPDEKNASAPVQYAADPEKQSTQAGSLRGDGRSSLPTVILRLVERFFWKVVQVALFIVFTVWWIYGLVKYRHTDGKGWLIPSLIYIAICLRIFFNFVPSSLVMRPVRTVWKHTAVQVYDRVPTHLHHIFAALIAVAVFLIGTFVPEETGDNTRANRAISVFGLIVMLGLLTLTSRNWKLIPWRTVIGGMLSQYIIAIFVLRTKAGYDIFKFISDMARALLGFAKDGLIFLTDEDLANSNWFLTGVIPAIIFFIALVQMLYHVGFLAWFIQRFAVFFFWSLRVSGAEAIVASATPFIGQGESAVLIRPFMNHLTKAEIHQIMTCGFATIAGSVLVAYIGMGLNPQALVSSCIMSIPATLAVSKMRWPETEEPITMGKVEVPKNEEDEETVNALHAFTNGSWLGLKIGATIVACLLTTIAFVALINGLLKWWGSYWGMVTDPLLVDENNKILSIQLILSYCLYPVAWLLGVPKQDLLSVAELIGTKVVINEFKAFADLVDPKQKFVDMLPRSKLIATYACCGFGNIGSLGIQIGVLSAISPKRSGDVVKVSISAFFCGVLCTLTSASIAGMLYNDGMIDMS from the exons ATGGCGACCAACGACAACATCGAGCCCAGTGCTCCTCCCTACTCGGCCCAGCCCACTGCCCTTGAGCAGCAGTCTAGCTCCAGCACCGACATTGGATACCCAGACGAAAAGAACGCCTCGGCCCCCGTTCAGTATGCTGCCGACCCCGAGAAGCAGAGCACCCAGGCTGGCTCCCTTCGCGGCGACGGGAGAAGTTCGCTACCTACCGTCATCTTGCGGCTTGTGGAGAGGTTTTTCTGGAAGGTCGTCCAGGTAGCTCTGTTTATCGTCTTCACCGT ATGGTGGATTTATGGCCTCGTCAAGTACCGACACACCGACGGCAAGGGATGGTTGATTCCCTCCTTGATCTACATCGCCATCTGTCTTCgcatcttcttcaactttgTTCCATCGTCTCTGGTCATGCGCCCTGTGCGCACCGTCTGGAAGCACACGGCTGTCCAAGTGTACGATCGAGTGCCTactcacctccaccacattTTTGCCGCCCTgatcgccgtcgccgtcttCTTGATCGGCACCTTTGTGCCTGAAGAGACCGGTGACAACACCCGCGCCAACCGGGCCATCTCCGTCTTCGGTCTCATTGTTATGCTTGGTCTCCTGACGCTTACGTCGCGAAACTGGAAGCTCATCCCCTGGCGTACCGTCATTGGTGGCATGCTGTCCCAGTACATCATTGCCATCTTCGTCCTTCGCACAAAGGCGGGCTACGACATCTTCAAGTTCATCTCGGACATGGCTCGTGCCCTGCTCGGCTTCGCCAAGGACGGTTTGATCTTCTTGACGGATGAGGATCTGGCCAACAGCAACTGGTTCTTGACCGGTGTCATTcccgccatcatcttcttcatcgcccTCGTCCAGATGTTGTACCACGtcggcttcctcgcctgGTTCATCCAGAGGTTtgccgtcttcttcttctggagtTTGAGAGTGTCTGGCGCCGAAGCCATCGTCGCGTCCGCCACCCCCTTTATTGGCCAGGGTGAATCGGCAGTCTTGATTCGTCCCTTCATGAACCATCTCACCAAGGCCGAAATCCACCAGATCATGACTTGCGGTTTTGCCACCATTGCTGGTTCCGTCTTGGTGGCCTACATTGGCATGGGTCTCAACCCCCAGGCTCTCGTGTCGTCTTGCATCATGTCCATTCCTGCCACCCTCGCCGTGTCCAAGATGCGCTGGCCCGAGACGGAGGAGCCCATCACCATGGGCAAGGTCGAGGTGCCCAAGaacgaggaagatgaggagacTGTCAACGCTCTTCACGCCTTCACCAACGGCTCGTGGCTCGGTCTCAAGATTGGTGCCACCATTGTAGCCTGCCTCTTGACCACGATTGCCTTCGTTGCCTTGATCAATGGTCTCCTCAAGTGGTGGGGCAGCTACTGGGGCATGGTGACTGATCCTCTCCTCGTCGACGAGAACAACAAGATCCTGTCCATCCAGCTCATTCTCTCCTACTGCCTTTATCCCGTTGCTTGGTTGCTGGGTGTGCCCAAGCAGGATCTTCTTTCGGTGGCTGAGCTCATTGGCACCAAGGTGGTCATCAACGAGTTCAAGGCTTTTGCCGATCTCGTCGACCCCAAGCAGAAGTTCGTCGATATGCTTCCCCGTTCCAAGCTGATCGCTACCTATGCCTGCTgc GGTTTCGGAAACATTGGTTCCCTCGGCATTCAGATTGGTGTTCTTTCCGCCATTTCCCCCAAGCGGTCCGGTGATGTCGTCAAGGtgtccatctcggccttcttctgcgGTGTTCTGTGCACCTTGACATCGGCCAGCATTGCCGGCATGCTCTACAACGATGGCATGATTGATATGTCGtaa
- a CDS encoding hypothetical protein (EggNog:ENOG503NV2B; COG:P) has translation MATTTTTATAATATPTVVRAPAQAGVFEGLNPSIYNPADPLVLFIIQATIVIALTRALYWPLSKIREPRVIAEVIAGILLGPSVLGRIPGFTDAIFPPASMAPFRLVANIGLVLFLFLVGLEINLSYLLSNWRIAFSVAALDMTIPFGLGVAVAYGLYHEFAGEPGTAPISFGIFALFIGVAMAITAFPVLCRILTSLKLLNTTVGVIVLTSGIANDVVGWVLLALCVTLVNAGAGITALYVFLVSVGYSLFLAYAVRPAFIWVLRRTKSLENGPTEGVVALTLFMVLASSFFTSIIGVHSIFGAFMVGLMCPHEGGFAIKLTEKIEDLTSTLFVPLFFALSGINTNIGLLNTGTVWGYVIAIIFVAFFSKLAGGTLGARLNGLVWRESFTIGTLMSCKGLVELIVLNIGLQAKILSTKTFTMFVIMALVTTFSTAPLVSWLYPPWYQQKLDLWKKGKIDWDGNPIIPADGQDSEEKYRKGDVATRLLVYLRTDGLSSILGLISLFTSSSAPTPAASASSDNEKAADPSAAHPDEQRPLRIQGYRLVELTDRNSSVMKVSDIEDYASHDPIVKAFGTSTANNTSRDVIVSGQIAVVPEEGFADTLATQASKTNSDLVLVPWSETGTISEIQSFYYGGNSSIKDNMLANKDFAGLVTDVYEKHRHLAAVGVYVDSSLLSTSQPRSRIGDDSQATKPGITRQLTRDATGVSLAEAQDIGAAKFHSAESKGPKVVRVLYTGGEDDLFAVRLGYQLAQTDKVVLEVVVEAAANRADSEMAALKSVLSESLGDRVVYLDAQDTAEAIQSLLSPCRQVRSSRSVLVVVGRSVSSWLASSVEVGPSSSAAAELAAVRKVLGLKAARLVAEVRKGAGDKANVSLLVVQAKTAPATTTTTTAGEGGVPALKRKPSTYSQESGHVGA, from the coding sequence AtggcgacaacaacaacaacagcaacagcggcAACGGCCACTCCAACCGTGGTTCGAGCTCCCGCCCAAGCGGGCGTGTTCGAAggcctcaacccctccatctaCAATCCCGCCGACCCCCTCGTCCTTTTCATCATCCAGGCCACCATTGTCATTGCCCTCACCCGTGCTCTCTACTGGCCGCTGTCCAAGATCCGAGAGCCGAGAGTGATTGCAGAGGTCATCGCAGGCATTCTGCTCGGACCCTCCGTTCTGGGCCGTATCCCCGGCTTCACTGATGCCATCTTTCCGCCTGCCAGCATGGCACCCTTCCGACTTGTGGCCAACATTGGCCTTGTGCTGTTCCTCTTTTTAGTTGGACTGGAAATCAACCTGTCATATTTGCTGAGCAACTGGCGAATCGCCTTTAGCGTCGCAGCTCTGGACATGACGATTCCCTTTGGACTCGGTGTGGCGGTGGCATACGGGCTGTACCACGAGTTTGCGGGTGAGCCAGGAACGGCCCCCATCTCATTTGGCATCTTTGCTCTCTTCATCGGTGTGGCGATGGCCATCACGGCGTTTCCAGTCCTATGTCGAATCTTGACGAGCTTGAAGCTGTTGAACACCACCGTCGGAGTGATTGTCCTAACCAGCGGCATCGCCAATGATGTGGTGGGCTGGGTTCTTCTTGCGTTGTGTGTCACGCTTGTGAATGCTGGAGCCGGAATAACGGCGCTGTATGTGTTTCTGGTTTCGGTTGGATATAGCTTGTTCCTGGCATATGCCGTCCGTCCGGCATTCATCTGGGTGTTGCGCAGGACGAAGAGCCTGGAGAACGGGCCGACCGAGGGTGTGGTTGCGCTGACGCTATTCATGGTGTTggcgtcctccttctttACGAGCATCATTGGCGTTCACTCTATCTTTGGGGCTTTCATGGTCGGGCTGATGTGCCCTCATGAGGGCGGGTTTGCAATCAAACTGACCGAGAAGATTGAGGATCTCACTTCTACGCTGTTTGTGCCGCTGTTCTTTGCGCTTTCGGGAATCAATACGAACATCGGCCTACTCAACACCGGGACCGTCTGGGGCTATGTGATTGCCATCATTTTCgtggccttcttcagcaaGTTGGCTGGTGGAACTCTGGGCGCGAGGTTGAACGGGCTGGTCTGGAGAGAGTCTTTCACCATCGGCACGCTCATGTCATGCAAGGGGTTGGTCGAGCTCATTGTTTTGAACATTGGCCTGCAAGCCAAGATTTTGAGCACAAAGACCTTCACCATGTTTGTCATTATGGCTCTCGTCACCACCTTTTCCACGGCCCCGTTGGTCAGCTGGCTCTATCCACCCTGGTATCAGCAGAAGCTCGACCtgtggaagaagggcaagatAGACTGGGATGGCAATCCGATCATACCAGCGGATGGTCAAGACTCGGAGGAAAAATACCGCAAGGGGGATGTGGCCACCCGTCTGCTGGTCTATCTTCGAACAGATGGCCTGTCCTCTATTCTGGGGCTCATCTCGTTGTttacttcctcctctgccccaACACCAGCGGCCAGTGCCTCGTCAGACAACGAAAAGGCAGCCGACCCCTCCGCCGCTCACCCAGATGAGCAGAGGCCACTTCGCATTCAGGGGTATCGTCTGGTGGAGCTGACAGACCGCAATTCTTCCGTCATGAAAGTATCCGACATTGAAGACTACGCCTCCCACGATCCCATCGTCAAGGCCTtcggcacctccaccgccaacaacacTTCCCGCGACGTCATCGTCTCTGGACAAATCGCCGTCGTCCCCGAAGAGGGATTCGCGgacaccctcgccacccaAGCCTCCAAAACCAACAGCGACCTGGTCCTCGTCCCCTGGAGCGAGACAGGCACCATTTCCGAAATCCAAAGCTTCTACTACGGCGGCAACTCCAGCATCAAGGACAACATGCTCGCGAACAAGGATTTCGCCGGCCTCGTGACAGACGTCTACGAAAAGCACAGGCACCTCGCCGCCGTGGGAGTTTATGTCGACagctccctcctcagcaccAGCCAGCCCCGGTCAAGGATAGGCGACGACTCGCAAGCAACAAAGCCGGGAATCACCCGACAACTCACCCGAGACGCGACAGGTGTCAGCCTAGCCGAGGCCCAAGACATCGGAGCAGCCAAGTTTCACTCCGCCGAAAGCAAAGGCCCAAAGGTTGTCCGTGTGCTCTACACTGGAGGTGAGGACGACCTCTTTGCGGTGAGGCTAGGGTATCAACTCGCCCAGACCGACAAGGTCGtcttggaggtggttgtaGAAGCAGCGGCCAACCGCGCCGACAGTGAGATGGCCGCGCTCAAGTCGGTTCTTTCCGAAAGTCTGGGCGACAGGGTTGTCTACCTTGACGCTCAGGACACAGCCGAAGCGATTCAGAGCTTGCTGTCGCCATGCAGGCAGGTGCGCAGCTCGCGGTCggttctggtggtggtggggaggtctGTTTCGTCTTGGTTGGCATCTTCTGTTGAGGTGGGCCCGTCTTCTTCCGCGGCGGCTGAGCTGGCTGCCGTTCGCAAGGTTCTTGGGCTGAAGGCGGCACGTCTCGTTgcggaggtgaggaagggagCAGGGGACAAGGCCAATGTTAGTCTGCTTGTTGTCCAGGCCAAGACTGCcccagcgacgacgacgacgacgactgcgggcgagggaggagtaCCTGCCTTGAAGCGGAAACCGAGTACATATTCGCAGGAGAGTGGTCATGTAGGAGCGTAA
- a CDS encoding hypothetical protein (EggNog:ENOG503NYDM; COG:J), producing the protein MGSQVIYLPDGQSYTVTPVFAGLFFKSNDLSVHHNAFPAGWTIVIHTVDPDDGSSGSRSTPDNDSIRADVDGSPAPPKMSHIHAFTGPTLQNDSLFISSISSPSSHDFKPAASPTRQVAMMLWVTLCWYFHQKAPPAALTTDASRLTPAAGRPRGEWRVRIKRDGLLKGRNLIPKLERMGLIASFNSAVGTALDDTDDQWASMFVSRRMFWQTPGRLFLFTLQPTTKFTRSGTASPTPSRPGSPAQGERTISQIADISDLPGAPPPTTLASVPSFPIGPFFSASHLPTYYPPASLPYTITNHTRHPLRPKPPRMGEVFYTRFIPSVNQYLSFRVASISLHPVPYLGPTGPKSPTHTHLCQLSDTALVQQWHSSPRVSAFWGEYSPKFLSNALQSRHSFPAIGLWDGVPFGYFELYWVKEDILGRYAGGSIDDYDRGCHVLIGEEWARGRVQSWLTSLVHWAFCADYRTQSVCLEPRVDNERFIQHLQYAGFSKEKEIAFPHKQAWFGRLRRENWEGPEL; encoded by the exons ATGGGGTCACAGGTCATCTACCTGCCCGACGGGCAGAGCTATACTGTTACACCTGTGTTCGCCGGCCTCTTCTTCAAGTCCAATGACCTCTCTGTACACCACAACGCCTTTCCAGCCGGCTGGACCATCGTCATCCACACTGTTGACCCGGACGATGGCAGCTCTGGCAGCAGAAGCACCCCCGATAACGACTCGATACGAGCCGATGTCGATGGCAGCCCCGCGCCCCCAAAGATGTCTCACATCCACGCTTTTACAGGCCCCACCCTCCAAAACGACAGCCTCTTCATCTCGTCCATATCCAGCCCCTCGAGCCATGACTTCAAGCCAGCAGCGAGCCCTACTCGGCAGGTAGCCATGATGCTATGGGTCACGCTATGCTGGTACTTCCACCAAAAGGCTCCCCCCGCTGCCCTGACGACGGATGCCTCCCGGTTGACGCCTGCAGCTGGCAGGCCGCGTGGCGAATGGCGAGTGCGCATCAAGAGAGACGGCCTGCTGAAGGGGAGAAACCTGATACCAAAACTGGAGCGCATGGGCTTGATTGCAAGCTTCAATTCTGCCGTGGGAACCGCGCTGGACGACACAGACGACCAATGGGCCAGCATGTTTGTTTCGCGCAGGATGTTTTGGCAGACCCCCGGCCGGTTGTTCCTCTTCACgctccagcccaccaccaagtTCACCCGATCCGGTACTGCGTCGCCGACTCCCAGCCGGCCTGGATCGCCAGCCCAGGGCGAGCGTACCATCTCACAAATTGCCGACATTTCGGATCTCCCCGGTGCGCCACCACCTACCACCCTTGCCAGTGTACCCTCTTTTCCGATCGGCCCCTTTTTCTCGGCATCCCACCTACCGACATACTACCCTCCCGCATCACTGCCTTACACCATAACCAATCACACCCGGCATCCCCTCCGCCCGAAACCTCCTCGCATGGGGGAAGTCTTTTATACCCGATTCATACCCTCGGTGAACCAGTACCTGTCCTTTAGGGTCGCCTCCATCTCACTTCATCCGGTCCCGTACCTCGGACCCACAGGTCCCAAATCTCCAACACATACACACCTTTGTCAACTCAGCGATACAGCCTTGGTTCAACAATGGCACTCTAGTCCTCGTGTTTCGGCCTTTTGGGGCGAGTATTCGCCAAAGTTTTTGTCTAATGCATTGCAGTCAAGACATAGCTTCCCAGCTATTGGCCTGTGGGACGGTGTGCCCTTTGGCTATTTTGAGCTTTATTGGGTCAAGGAAGACATTCTGGGCAGATATGCCGGAGGTTCTATCGACGACTATGATCGCGGGTGCCATGTCTTGATTGGAGAAGAGTGGGCACGGGGGAGAGTGCAGAGCTGGCTGACGAGCTTGGTGCACTGGGCCTTTTGTGCTGATTATCGGACCCAGAGCGTGTGCCTAGAGCCAAGGGTGGACAATGAGAG GTTTATTCAACATTTACAATATGCAGGGTTCAGCAAGGAGAAAGAGATTGCCTTTCCACACAAGCAGGCTTGGTTtggaaggctgaggagggagaatTGGGAGGGTCCGGAACTGTGA
- a CDS encoding hypothetical protein (EggNog:ENOG503PE0D; COG:S), translating to MQHIFSLAQSTYVWLGHGNDRSDLAMEYLSQLARFGRQLPLRICTAPDAATARAESARYREAVWEAMRCELLHSWGVLYFESSSMLTK from the coding sequence ATGCAGCACATCTTCTCCCTAGCACAGTCGACCTATGTTTGGCTGGGACATGGCAATGACCGGAGTGATCTAGCTATGGAGTATCTATCGCAATTAGCAAGATTCGGCAGGCAGCTACCGCTGCGTATCTGTACTGCTCCTGATGCAGCAACCGCGAGGGCTGAGTCTGCGAGGTATAGGGAGGCCGTGTGGGAAGCGATGAGATGTGAGCTCCTTCATTCTTGGGGCGTCCTGTATTTTGAATCTTCTTCGATGCTAACAAAATGA
- a CDS encoding hypothetical protein (EggNog:ENOG503NU8G; COG:S), giving the protein MNHVFRRLPRQLTTSLPRRHSCLPLPLCHPAVRHSSSKPAERPGDTKARKLNQKFLDQQEQEVKVRQHQIKRPWHREGADKPTVDPKGEDIQPFTKGKLLTTPTRLLKLILPLPMGVEKDRQNNGNIDDKEKPDYARSISQNDTIQPLAILVHPQQPLSYVERLIQAELPPVLEDGKEKIPSIYFRAEDTEHGDQKPTSRSEARKKDAAGQDASKRTHVASYSGLGHEGPEREGKEKRWVRWSSSTEMGDFIRDAARGREFAIEVEGYHLEMRVTVPSFNDRTFYMRSRLRKMSHELDRLAKIKKECDLLAHRGANLLAKGGFGILTGWWVIVYYVTFHTDYGWDLIEPVTYLAGLTTIMGGYLWFLYISKDLSYKAAMNVTVSRRQNALYEAKGFDLERWEQLVQEANALRREIKAIAIEYDVEWDDARDLGEEVKEALDEENTKNGENNRSDEKEKDEEFTEEEKKRQDKSKKKDS; this is encoded by the coding sequence ATGAATCATGTATTCCGGCGGCTGCCGCGCCAGCTGACGACATCTCTTCCGCGCAGACACTCTtgtctcccactccccctaTGCCACCCAGCCGTGCGCCACTCCTCGTCCAAGCCAGCCGAACGACCTGGGGATACGAAAGCCAGAAAACTCAACCAAAAGTTCTTGGATCAACAGGAGCAGGAAGTAAAGGTCCGACAGCACCAGATCAAAAGACCATGGCACCGCGAGGGAGCCGACAAGCCTACCGTCGACCCAAAAGGCGAAGACATCCAACCCTTCACCAAAGGCAAACTCCTGACCACGCCCACTCGGCTCCTGAAACTGATCCTTCCTTTGCCCATGGGCGTCGAGAAGGACAGGCAGAACAACGGCAACATTGACGATAAAGAGAAGCCCGATTATGCCCGTTCGATATCTCAAAATGACACCATTCAGCCCCTAGCCATACTGGTCCACCCGCAACAACCGCTATCCTACGTCGAGCGCCTCATCCAAGCCGAGCTACCACCTGTGTTGGAAGACGGTAAAGAAAAGATTCCGAGTATATATTTCCGGGCCGAGGATACCGAACATGGTGATCAAAAACCGACAAGCCGATCCGAAGCGCGAAAAAAGGACGCCGCCGGACAAGACGCGTCGAAGAGAACACACGTGGCGTCATACTCTGGGTTGGGCCACGAGGGCCCCgagagggaaggaaaggaaaagcGCTGGGTCCGTTGGAGCTCGAGCACCGAGATGGGAGACTTCATCCGTGATGCAGCACGAGGGCGCGAGTTTGCCATCGAAGTCGAAGGCTATCACCTGGAGATGCGCGTGACGGTGCCGAGTTTCAACGACAGGACATTCTACATGCGATCCAGGCTGCGAAAGATGAGCCATGAGCTAGACAggctggccaagatcaagaaggagtgTGACTTGCTGGCGCATCGTGGTGCGAACCTGTTGGCCAAGGGAGGGTTCGGTATTTTGACGGGCTGGTGGGTGATTGTGTACTATGTCACGTTTCATACCGATTATGGGTGGGATCTCATTGAACCAGTCACCTACCTTGCCGGACTGACAACAATCATGGGCGGTTATCTCTGGTTTCTCTATATCAGCAAGGATCTCAGTTACAAGGCGGCCATGAACGTGACGGTGTCGAGGCGACAGAATGCCTTGTATGAGGCGAAGGGCTTTGACTTGGAAAGATGGGAGCAGTTGGTGCAGGAAGCAAATGcgctgaggagggagatcAAGGCGATTGCCATCGAGTATGATGTTGAGTGGGACGATGCGAGGGacttgggagaggaggttaAGGAAGCTTTGGACGAGGAGAATACCAAGAACGGAGAGAACAACCGGTCTgacgaaaaggaaaaggacgaggagtttacagaggaggaaaagaagaggcaagacaagtccaagaagaaggattcTTGA
- a CDS encoding hypothetical protein (EggNog:ENOG503PD9U) — translation MPRRDEDDDEGGGTGLYVSELAEDSLEEGNPFATHISHSDVDDDDDDDDESSGSHEEGSDREDPSDGDEEEEYSEHDGRFDLIDDMAADSSEEESEEDDGGEDDSEDSFDSDDDKNGTRRILFQDKRSSKKRSQFIPQFSRLPLELQQLIWKQFCPDLSEKARFYEFQIVGHLVPQNGNPPEIWETVQLEQQTKAARTVLAIHHQSRKFALRYLPDELALRGGCGSVRFHSQRDVVFIDRVASAMSRHFPPWPMPVIPGVTDRIRNIAFEKGLFFLTGDPMLQSFTCAFPNLQHAFFLAKYNHCEARNLLWCADPGANHYTLTSEEEAEIQHGRRGHETKNFVEYRWVWPNVEKRAAEARRASVADARPTSADEVNGTSNTRSPGVVEEEFLTITPEEIACYAADDMRGLDDSDSDSDSDEEEEPGTYVQRAWSLGFKVWPVIEFFDKRGERAFQKLLQWKEDGATDVAFDDEDYSDEGEEIPDEYESSGIDDSEIESGDSDEDSDDLNIVDVDNSDGSDGSNEGDSEDDGEGGGSVVDSEDEGVDGDRPLIDLAGEDGNEHNDEVFTGFSSPEPESVTLRASSSVEEVSDAESDRQAARARLKRRRNRIMESSDVENDSDDHKDDVPRPAKRPRRVVDSDSDDENGTSEEEEVVPRPTKRARRVVDSDSEEEDGSAEKDEDDKMPQLIKRARRDSTALLVRPDDDTDQEVRKMRANKRLRAVISDDSEDDDDGHHNSSKEEEGEEQESDSQSSEETDESESEDEENEQFSRSRKATSALAQKLGLTGGRGRIPMPPSESEDDEDDDDDIERKRGDDYDVGNYEVFEDDDEDMEEVNRDGEDEEEIFGGEDYDEDEEDY, via the coding sequence ATGCCCCGCagagacgaggacgacgacgaaggtGGAGGCACAGGCTTGTATGTGTCGGAGCTAGCCGAGGACAgtctggaggagggcaaTCCGTTTGCTACCCACATTTCACATTCTgatgtcgacgacgacgacgacgacgacgacgaatcATCTGGCTCACACGAGGAGGGCAGCGACAGAGAGGACCCTTCTGACggcgacgaagaagaagagtatTCCGAGCATGACGGCCGCTTCGACCTCATTGACGACATGGCCGCTGATTCTTCCGAAGAGGAgtcggaggaggacgatggtggtgaggacgacTCGGAAGACTCATTCGActctgatgatgacaagaaCGGCACCCGCCGGATTCTATTTCAAGACAAACGAAGCAGCAAAAAACGCTCTCAGTTCATCCCTCAATTCAGCCGGCTCCCGCtcgagctccagcagctcatcTGGAAGCAGTTTTGTCCAGACTTGTCCGAGAAGGCGCGCTTCTATGAATTCCAGATCGTCGGCCATTTGGTGCCCCAGAACGGTAACCCTCCCGAGATTTGGGAAACCGTCCAACTCGAACAGCAGACCAAGGCGGCCCGGACCGTGCTTGCCATACACCACCAGAGCCGCAAGTTCGCCCTTCGCTACCTCCCCGATGAGCTGGCTCTCCGGGGAGGCTGCGGCTCAGTCCGCTTTCACAGCCAGCGTGACGTGGTCTTTATCGACCGTGTCGCCAGCGCCATGTCCCGTCACTTCCCACCATGGCCCATGCCCGTCATTCCAGGAGTTACAGACAGGATCCGCAACATTGCCTTTGAAAAgggtttgtttttcttgACGGGGGATCCGATGCTTCAGAGCTTTACTTGTGCCTTTCCAAATCTACAGCATGCTTTCTTTCTGGCAAAGTACAACCACTGCGAGGCAAGGAATCTGCTCTGGTGCGCTGACCCGGGTGCGAACCACTATACCTTGAccagcgaggaggaagcagagATACAGCACGGAAGAAGGGGACATGAAACCAAGAACTTTGTCGAGTACCGCTGGGTTTGGCCCAATGTCGAGAAGCGCGCTGCCGAAGCCAGGAGAGCATCGGTCGCCGACGCCAGGCCCACTTCCGCCGACGAGGTTAACGggaccagcaacaccagaaGCCCGGGCGTagtcgaggaggagtttCTCACCATCACACCCGAGGAAATCGCTTGTTATGCGGCGGACGATATGCGCGGCTTGGACGACTCTGATTCTGACTCGGACTcggacgaagaggaggagccgggCACCTATGTGCAGCGAGCGTGGAGTTTGGGCTTCAAGGTTTGGCCAGTGATTGAGTTTTTTGACAAGAGAGGCGAGCGCGCTTTTCAAAAGCTGCTGCAGTGGAAAGAAGACGGGGCGACGGACGTGGCgttcgacgacgaggactactccgacgagggggaggagatacCGGACGAGTACGAAAGTTCGGGGATTGATGATTCAGAGATTGAATCGGGGGATAGCGATGAGGATTCAGATGATCTGAATATTGTGGACGTTGACAATAGCGACGGCAGCGACGGCAGCAACGAGGGGGATTCTGAAGAtgacggggaagggggtggcaGCGTGGTAGACTCGGAAGATGAGGGGGTCGATGGGGACCGCCCGCTGATTGATCTGgctggagaagatggcaacGAACACAACGACGAGGTTTTCACTGGATTTTCCAGCCCCGAACCGGAATCAGTTACACTTCGCGCATCCTCCAGCGTGGAGGAAGTGTCTGACGCTGAATCTGATCGACAAGCAGCTAGAGCGAGGCTCAAGCGCAGACGAAACAGAATCATGGAGTCTTCAGATGTGGAAAATGACTCAGACGACCACAAGGATGACGTCCCTCGGCCGGCCAAACGACCCCGCCGTGTAGTGGACTCTGACTCTGACGACGAGAACGGGAcctcagaagaagaagaggtggtaCCTCGGCCAACCAAGCGAGCCCGCCGGGTGGTGGACTCTGAttccgaggaagaggacggcaGTGCCGAAAAAGACGAGGACGATAAGATGCCTCAGCTTATCAAACGAGCCCGCCGCGATAGCACCGCTTTGCTTGTTCGCCCCGACGATGACACGGATCAGGAAGTGCGGAAAATGAGGGCCAACAAACGGCTCCGAGCTGTTATCTCGGACGacagtgaggatgatgacgatggccaccacaacagcagcaaggaagaggaaggggaagaacaAGAATCCGATAGTCAATCCTCCGAAGAGACCGACGAGTCTGAGTCAGAAGACGAAGAGAATGAGCAATTCAGCCGCTCCAGAAAGGCAACGTCAGCTCTTGCACAGAAGCTGGGGTTAACCGGCGGGAGGGGTCGAATTCCCATGCCACCTTCTGAGtctgaggatgatgaggatgacgacgacgacattgaGCGCAAGAGAGGGGATGATTACGACGTTGGCAATTACGAGGTctttgaggatgacgatgaggatatggaggaggtgaaccgggatggggaggatgaggaggagatatttgggggggaagattatgacgaggacgaggaagattACTAG